Proteins encoded by one window of Pelorhabdus rhamnosifermentans:
- a CDS encoding helix-turn-helix domain-containing protein, whose protein sequence is MVLETVYTPKELAEILKVSEQVIADELKGGRLKAFKVGRQWRIPENHVKEYIKNNSNQPIENAKEE, encoded by the coding sequence TTGGTATTGGAAACGGTATACACACCTAAAGAATTGGCGGAAATACTGAAAGTTTCGGAACAAGTTATTGCTGACGAATTAAAAGGCGGACGTCTAAAGGCTTTTAAGGTTGGACGACAATGGCGAATTCCAGAAAATCATGTTAAGGAATATATTAAAAACAACAGTAACCAACCAATTGAGAACGCTAAGGAAGAATAA